From Streptomyces sp. SCSIO 75703:
CCTTGGCGCCGACGGTCTGGATCGCGGTGCCGGTCAGCCGCGGATGGCTGCCGATCATCTCCAGCGCGGCGCGTGAGCCCCGTACCCCCTCGGTGGTGTCGTCGGGGTCGGCCACCTTGCCGCCGCGCACCACGTTGTCGACGACGATCAGGCTGCCGGCGCGGGTGAGGCGCAGCGCCCACTCCAGGTAGCGCGTGTTGTTGCCCTTGTCGGCGTCGACGAAGACGAGGTCGAAGGGCGGCGGGTTCTCGTCGGCGAGCCTCGGCAGCGACTCCAGCGCGGGGCCCACCCGGACGTCGACCACCCCCTCCAGCCCGGCGCGGGCGATGTTGCGCCCGGCGACCTCGGCGTGCAGCGGGCTGTACTCCAGGGTGACCAGGCGGCCGTCGGCGGGCAGGGCGCGGGCCATCCAGATGGTGCTGTAGCCGCCGAGCGTGCCGATCTCCAGGATGTTGCGGGCGCCCTGGACCCCGGCCAGCAGGTGGAGCAGCTTGCCCTGCGCGGCGGTGACGGCGATCGGCGGCAGGCCGGCCGCGTCACTGTCCCTGAGCGCGGCGGCGAGGACGTCGTCGTCCGGCGCCAGGTGCTCGTGGACGTAGGCGTCGACGTCGTCCCAGACCTGCGACTCGCTCATGCGGGGCCCCTCGTCGGTGTCTCGGCGGTCTCGTTAGCGCCGCTAAGTAGGTGCGCTAATGAATCGCTGCCGAATATAGCCGCGGGCCGGGCGGCCTGTCAGCCGGCCGCCCGGCGTGTCCCCCTCCCTGACCGCGGGGGCCGTCAGTCCCGCCGTTCGAGCGCCGGGCCGGAACCGGGCAGCGGGCGCCCGGCCGACTCGGTCATGAACCACACGGCCACGCCGCCGACCACGGCCGCCGCCATCATGTAGTACGCGGGCATCATCACGTCCCCCGTCGCCCCGATCAGCGCGGTCACGACCAGCGGGGTCGTCCCGCCGAACAGGGACACCGACACGTTGAAGCCGATCGACAGCGAGCCGTAGCGCACCCGGGTCGGGAAGAGCGCGGGCAGCGCGGCCGGCATCGAGGCGGTGAAGCAGACCAGCAGCAGCCCCAGCGCGCCCATGCCGAGCCCGATCGCCACCAGGCTGCCCTGGCGGATCAGCAGCAGCGCGGGCACCGACAGCAGCAGGAACCCGGCGCAGCCCGCCGCGATCACCGGCCGGCGGCCGACGCGGTCGGTCAGCGCCCCGGCGAACGGCTGGACCACCATCATCAGCGCCATCACGCCGAGGACCACCAGCAGCCCGTGCGTCGCGTCGTACTTCAGCTCGCTCGTCAGGTAGCTCGGCATGTACGACAGCAGCATGTAGTCGGTGACGTTGAAGACCAGCACCAGGCCCACGCAGAGCAGCAGCGCCCGCCACTGGCCGGTGATCATCTCGCGCAGCGGCACCCGGGGCCGGGCCGCCTCGGCCTTCTCCACCTCGGCCGCGA
This genomic window contains:
- a CDS encoding O-methyltransferase, whose product is MSESQVWDDVDAYVHEHLAPDDDVLAAALRDSDAAGLPPIAVTAAQGKLLHLLAGVQGARNILEIGTLGGYSTIWMARALPADGRLVTLEYSPLHAEVAGRNIARAGLEGVVDVRVGPALESLPRLADENPPPFDLVFVDADKGNNTRYLEWALRLTRAGSLIVVDNVVRGGKVADPDDTTEGVRGSRAALEMIGSHPRLTGTAIQTVGAKGYDGFALARVLA